In Argiope bruennichi chromosome X1, qqArgBrue1.1, whole genome shotgun sequence, a single window of DNA contains:
- the LOC129958321 gene encoding transcriptional repressor protein YY1-like produces the protein MSAIIVNHMASSDGLAEVQLQPGINEVVELEDIPVELPVGSVDPSVENVDAHPIISLQSLREPDSDDLILHAQEEIVVDVDDSDVYSAYSSMSVPSQEELLETDPGTSKRSKKKKLAKAKIENELTYEIERSSRRWEQKQVQIKTLEGEFSVTMWASETDEDEPTTPEPDPDYTEYMTGKKIPASGLPGVDLSDPKQLAEFAKMKPRKLADDLSRTIACPHKGCLKMFRDNSAMRKHLHTHGPRVHVCAECGKAFVESSKLKRHQLVHTGEKPFQCTFEGCGKRFSLDFNLRTHVRIHTGDRPYVCPFDGCNKKFAQSTNLKSHILTHAKAKCRK, from the exons atgtcaGCTATCATTGTAAACCATATGGCATCTTCCGATGGTCTTGCAGAAGTTCAATTACAACCTGGAATAAACGAGGTAGTAGAATTGGAAGATATCCCTGTGGAACTACCAGTTGGAAGTGTAGACCCCAGTGTTGAAAATGTTGATGCACATCCTATCATATCTCTACAATCATTACGTGAACCTGATAGTGATGACTTAATTTTACATGCCCAGGAAGAAATTGTTGTTGACGTTGATGATTCAGATGTGTATTCTGCTTATAGTAGTATGTCTGTGCCTTCGCAAGAAGAGCTTTTAGAAACGGATCCTGGCACATCCAAACGCagcaaaaagaagaaattagCAAAAGCCAAAATAGAAAATGAACTCACGTATGAAATAGAACGAAGCTCACGGAGATGGGAACAGAAGCAAGTACAGATAAAAACTTTAGAAGGTGAATTTTCTGTAACTATGTGGGCGTCCGAAACAGATGAAG aTGAACCTACCACTCCTGAACCGGATCCTGATTATACAGAATACATGACTGGAAAGAAAATCCCGGCTAGTGGTTTACCAGGAGTAGACCTTAGTGACCCAAAGCAACTAGCTGAATTTGCCAA AATGAAGCCTCGGAAACTAGCTGATGATTTGTCCAGAACAATAGCCTGTCCTCATAAG GGATGTCTAAAAATGTTTCGGGATAACTCTGCTATGAGGAAGCATCTTCATACCCATGGTCCCCGTGTTCATGTATGCGCAGAATGTGGAAAAGCTTTTGTTGAAAGTTCAAAGTTAAAAAGGCACCAGTTAGTTCATACTGGTGAAAAACCATTTCAA TGCACTTTTGAAGGTTGTGGCAAACGtttttctttggattttaatCTTCGCACTCATGTTAGAATACATACTGGTGATCGACCGTATGTTTGTCCCTTTGATGGATGTAACAAAAAGTTTGCACAGTCAACCAACCTTAAATCTCACATTCTTACACATGCCAAAGCAAA atgcCGAAAGTAA